Genomic window (Candidatus Binatus sp.):
ACAAACGACCGGTAAATCGCGGCGCCGATTCGAGTGAGAAGTTCTCTGGACTTACATAGCGGCCTACTGGCCACAGACCCAACGCGACCGACACACTGCCCGGAGCGACGCCGTTGTGTGCGAGATTTGGCGCGTATGCATTGCGCGTTTGTTCGAGGATAAGAGCGGGACGTTCGTAGAGGTAAGACCGCTCAGGCGCGAGGATAAGGCTCTGGAAATGCGCCTGCACAAGCCCGTCCCAGAAGCGGGTGCTCAATTCGTATTCCTTGCGCGCCTCGATGTTCCCAGGATTCTGCGCCTGGATCAGAGCTTCCGGCATCACGATTAGCGCGGCTGCGGGAAATTGGCCCTTGATGGCGGCGCCGACCTGCTTACCCAGTTGGAAGAGACGTTCTCCCTTATCGGGAATATTCGGATCGGCCGACCAAAGACCTTGATGGTCTTCGAGATCGAGCGAGATTCCTTTGAAGCCCGCGTACCGGGCGAGGTGAGCTGCGTCGCGAAAGTCGCCGACGATTTGCCTGAGCTGCGCATCGCTCAGCAGATTCACCGCCGCCGCATGCCATCGATTGTTGTGCACATAAATGTGCAGAAAATTATCGCTGATACCGACCTTTGAGTTGCCAATCTGGAACTGTCTTGCTCGACCGTAGGCTGGGCCATGCTCATCGTCGCCAACCGAATCCTGCCAGTTGGTAACGAGGTTCAGAACAAAGAATCCATCGACTCCTGAGTTTTGCCAATGCTCAGGATCCGACTCGGCCAGGTCGATTCCGAACAGCAGGATTTTCGGACAGGCCGCGGAGGCGTACCCGATCGTTACTAGTGAAACAAGAATGGCCAGCGCAAAAGTATGGCTATAGCGAATAGTCATTCGGTCAAGCTCCTGGCTATTCTATCGGCAAATCGGACTGAGTATCTATTAGCGCCGGTCATTGGCAAGTTCAAGGTAAAGTTGCTCGTATGCGTTGACGACGGCAGGCAGCGAAAAACGCTCGATCACCCGTTGACGCGCTGCGCAGCCCAGCGCACGGCGCCCTTCCGCATCGAGACTAAGCAGCTTCGCGCAGGCCTGCGCGAGCGCGTCCGAGTCGCGCGGCGGAACAATTGCTCCGCTGTTGCCAATGATGAAACCCGAGTCGCCCACGTCGGTCGCGACGCACGGAACGCCACAGGACATCGCCTCGATCAAAACGTTGGGACAGGACTCGCCATCGGAGGAAGGCAGGCAGAACAAATCGAATGAGTTCATCAGATCGGCGACATCGTGGCGTTCGCCGAGTAACTGGATGGAGTCCAAGATTCCCAATTTGCCGGCCAGGCCGGTGAGCCGCTCATTGTCCGGCGTCAGGCCGGCGCCGGCCAGCACTCCGCACAGACTCGGCATCCGGCTTTTGAGTTGCGCGAATGCCCGCAGAAAATTCGGGTGATCCTTCATCGGATTGTCGCGCGAGACGAGCCCAATCACAGGATCGCTTTGATTGATTTCGAGTTCCCGGCGGATGCGCTCGCGAGCACCGCAGTCCGGGCTGAAAGCCTCGAGGTCGCCTCCAGTGGGTATGTACTTCCAGCGCGAGGGGCTATAGCCGAAATGCTCGTGCCACAGCCGCGATGCGTCGGAGCAGACAACGGTAGCGGACGGGACCGACGACAGGGCTGCGAGCAGTCTGAAGATCAATTTGAAGCTCATCGGATAGGGATTGAAATCGAGTCCGGCGGCGTGGACGCTCCAGCAGAGACGCGCGCGGCGGTCCGCCGCTAGTGCGACCAATCCTGCGAGATTTGCGTGATACATCCAGGTCTGGATGACATCGAATTTGCCCGCGCGACAGATTTTCAGCAGTTGCCACAGAGCGACGATCGAGGTCGGATTACTCGATAATCCAAGCGCCGTGACTGGCACGCCGAGTTCCTTGATTCTCGGACCGATCGTTCCAAGCTCGCGAAGTGAAACTACTTCGCTCTCGAATTTCTCGCGGTCCTGATGCTGCAATAGCTTGAGCAGTATCATCTCGGCGCCGCCGGTCGTGAGGTTGGTTATCAGATGCAGTACACGCAATTTCACTACAGGGCGCTCCTGAGAAAGCATCGGGGATCGCAAACCAAGCCGAATTTTCGATTCCAGCACCAAAGGCGATCGAGCGGTCATGCCGGACGTCTTGGCGCCGACGATCGGTAGATCAGGCTTGCGCTGGGGATTCACGCTTGATTGCAACTGCGCACCAATACGGCGGCGAATCGGAAAAACTGACGTTTTCGAAGCCGGCCGACTCGAGCATCGCGGCGATTTCCGCGCGGGTGAAGCGGCGCTCGAGACGGGTACCGAATCGATCCAGGGCGTCGGTGCGCATAACGTAAAATGATGCGTCGCGATAGTAACTGAGCGGCCAATTGGCGGGGAGACGATGGTATCGATCGAGCAAACGGCCGAGCCGCGCCAGCGGAAAATAGACGACGCCGGCGAACAGTTGACTCAGTCCGTAACGAAGCGGCCCCGGAAGCCGCGCGATGCCGAGCCGCAACAGGTTCGAGAGTTGCCAGGTCGCGCGATACCACAACGGCCGATTGTCGAAGGCATAGTAGAGGTAGATCAGGAACGGGGCGCCGCGCTTGAGTTTGGCGGCGATGGCGCGAATCGCTGCCGCGGTATCCGGCAGATGATGCAGCACACCAAGCGAGAAGGCGAAATCGAGCGACTCGTCGGGAAACGGCAGCGAATCGACGCTGGCGAGATGAAAATCGGCGTTTTCGATTCCCGCCAGATTGAGCCGCGCGACTTCGAGCGCCTCCGCGCTCGCATCGATCAGATGAAGTCTGGCGACCCTGGGCGCGACCAGCATCGCCCAGCGTCCGCTCCCGCAGCCGATATCAGCGCCGACGCCGCCATTTTCGGGAAGTGACGCCCACGGAAAATTCGCAAAATAGCGCTCGAATAGTTCACGGCGCTCCGCGGCTTCGAGTTCGCGCTGCGTGAATCGGCTCCACTCGTAGCCAAAGCCTGCAATCGTTCGCGCATCCGAATTGGACATGATCGTCGTTACGCGCTGATCGAATGAGTCATCGGATGAAGTCGAGACAGAGACGCGGCGCTTGCCTGGTCGATAAAAGTGCGATGCCACATCTCGAGCATCAGCAGCGCCCAGAGCTGGGTTTGGCGATCGCGCGCCCCGCTGGTGTGCTCGTCGATGAGCGTCTTGACACGACTAGTATTGAAGTAACCGCGGTTGACGGCGGCCGGGCTGAGCAACACCTCGCGCAATAAATTGTGCCAGTTGCCTCTCATCCAATGGTCGAGCGGCACTCCAAAACCCATTTTACGGCGATTGAGTATCGCATCGGGCAGGATGCCGCGCAGCGCCGACTTGAAGATCGTCTTGCCTGCCGGTTCCCGCCAGTTCATTTTGAGGCGCGTGGGAAGGCGCGCAACGAATTCCATGAATTCATGATCCAGCATCGGCGAGCGCGCCTCGAGACCGACCGCCATCGTTGCTCGATCGACTTTCACGAGCAGATCGTCGGGCAGATACGATCGGACATCGACGCTCAGGATCGAATCGAGCGGTTCGATCGCGCGCGACCCGTCGTAGAGGCTTGCTAGATTCGGCGCGTCCGAACGCCTCGCATGCTCCGCAAAGCTGCCGCTGTAGAGCAGACGTTTTTCGTCGTCATCGAAGACCGTCATCAAGCCGCCGTAAGCGGATTTCCAGTCGCGGCCGAGCGCGTCGATCAGAGCCTTCATGCGGCGCTTGAGACGCCGGGTCGATCCGAGCACCGAGTAACCGGCCGACACGCCCGCCCCTAGCGCGCGACGAAGCGGCACCGGCAGATTGCGGAGATTGTACGCGAGCATCGCAACCGCGTAGCGCCGGTAGCCGGCAAAGTTCTCGTCGCCGGCATCGCCATTGAGCGCTACGGTCACGTAACGGCGCGCAAGCTTGGAGAGGTAGTAAACCGGAATCGCCGACGAATCCGCGTACGGCTCGTCGTAGAACCACGCCAACTCGCTGATAACGTCGGCGGCGTCGGGAGATTCGACGATGAATTCATGATGATCGGTTTGGAAGGCGGCCGCAACCATGCGGGCGTAGCGAGTCTCGTCGTAATCGGTTTCCTTGAAACCGATCGAAAATGTTTTCACCGGACGGCTGCTGAGGCGGCTCATCAGCGCGACGATTGCGCTTGAATCCACGCCGCCGCTGAGGAACGCACCGAGCGGAACGTCGCTAGTCAGGCGTATCCTGACGCTGTCGGTCAGGCGCCGAATAATTTCGCCGCGTGCATCCGGCTCGCTGATCGCGAGCTTCGGTTCGTAGTCGAGCGTCCAGTAACGATGGATCTGGACGCGGGCATTTTCGAACAGCAGATAATGCGCGGGCGCCAGTTTATTGATCCCGCTAAACGCACTTTGCGGACCGAGCAGGTACCCGAGCGTGAGATATTGGTCGATTCCGGCGGCATCCGGTTGCGCGTTTACCGAAGGATGGGCGAGCAGAGCTTTCGCTTCGGAGCCAAAGATCAGGTGGCGGCCGTCGAAACGATAGTAGAGAGGTTTCTTGCCGAGGCGATCGCGAGCCAGCAACAGACGCCGCGCGCGTTCGTCCCAAATCGCAAAGGCAAACATCCCCTTCAGCGTCTCGACGCACTTGGCGCCGAGCTCCTCATAGAGATGCACGATCACTTCGGTGTCGGTGTGGGAACGGAAGCGATGACCGCGTTTTTCCAGCCAGGGGCGCAATTCCGCGTAGTTGTAAATCTCGCCATTGAAAACGATGTACACCGACTGATCTTCGTTGACGATCGGCTGGCGGCCCTCCGGCCTGAGATCGATGATCGACAGCCGGCGATGACCCAGGCCGACGCCCGGCCCGAGGTAGAGACCCTCATCGTCAGGTCCGCGATGGCGCAGCATATCGCGCATCGTGATCAGAACGCCCGGGTCGATCCGCTCGCGCGGATCGCTGCTGACGATGCCACAAATACCGCACATAGCTTGAAATTTTTTCTACGAGGCGCGACGAATACTTACAGCGAATACTACTACGTTACTCAGTCGTACGCGGATGCGGCGCGCCGAGGTACAGCATCAGCAGTAACAACACGGGAAGAATCTGGAGACGAAATCTCACTGCGGCGCCCAGATTGTGCGAAGATATGATGCCGTAGATTGCACTCCAGATCAGGCAGAAGAAAATTGCCCACACGACCACTGGAGCGCGCAGGTCGCTGAGTCGAAAACGGGTCATCGCCCGGACGAGCAACCCCAGCAGGACGAGATCTTCGAGCCCTGCCAGCAGCCCAAACGGATTCATTATTTCACCGGGCAGCGGCCGAAATAACGCCGTGAATGCTCCGACGGGTGCGAATTCGATGAAGTCACTCCAGCTGACAAACACGGTTGTGGCGCCGGTCGACGAACCGCCGTAGTTGTACAACTGTCCCGCCTTGGCGACCTCTTCGATTAGTTCCTTGGCCGAAGCAGCCTTGAAACTCGCCATCAGTGGTCCGGCGGCATAGACGAAGGCCGCCATTCCAGCTATTCCGACGAACAATTTAATGTGGATGTTCTTGCTGGACCACCAGACCGTCCCGACGACCGGCAGAATCATGATTGGCGCCAGCCAGAGGCGAATTATTGACGCGATCGCGATACCGACTGCCATCAGGACGATGGAACTCCAGCTTCTCATCATCAGCAAGCGCACGGTGCCGTAGGTATAGATTGCGATACCTAGCATCCCTATCGGATCCTTGCCCAAAATCGAGGACCAGAAGAGGATCGTCGGACTGAGTCCGAGAATCCATAGGATGCGGCGATCCTCGTGGCCGAGGAACAGTACGGCGGCTCGATAGACCAGATAGACGGACAGCAAGCCGATCGACGCGCAGGTCAGCTTCATCGCGTGATATGAGGGGATCGACCACTGATAGTGAAGTCTGGTGAGTTCGTTCATCGTCTGCGTGCCGTCGCCGAGCGCCAATAACAAACGCGCGAATCCGGCCTGAGAACCACGAAAGTAATTGAACGCGTCGAGTTGATAGTGGTTTTCGTAGAACAGCATGAACCCAAGCGTGACGATGATTCGCACCGCCCATAGCCAAAGTAATGCGCTCCGGTCCCGATCGGGTACGGGCGCGACAAAAATGGCTGCACCAATAGCTAATCCCCAGAGTAACCCTAGTGAGTAATCGAACTGAATCTCGCGGCTGTGAATGTGATTGCCAAGACTCGACGCCAGTCCCATCGCCGCGATAACTCCGAAGGTCGTAGTCACGGCGAGCGCCAGGCAAAGTACCGCGCGCCGCAAGACCGGACCCGAGACACCGCTTGGTAGAATGATTGAAGATAAACTTGGCATTCGATGCGGGGAGCGGAGCAAGAAGGAACTAGTTGAGGGCGCCCGAATTGCGGTCGATCCCTTGGATTGGAAGTGCAGCCAGTTCATCTAGTTGCTGGCGGCGCGAAAGCTGTGAAAAATAAACTTCGTTGATTCGCCGCACCATCAGATCGGCGCTGAAGTGCTCGGTTGCGAATGTGCGGCCCGCCCTCCCGAACGCGGCGCGCCGATCCGGATCGGCAAGCAGCTCGAGCACCCGCTCGGCCAGCGCTGCGGTATCGAGCGGCGGCACCAGGTAGCCGGAGACTCCATCCTTGATAACTTCCGGAGCGCCGTCCAGGTCGAACGTCACGACCGGTTTGCCGACCGTACCGGCCTGCGGAAGCACGCGCGCGATTCCTTCCCTGAGCGACGTGTGAACGACCACGTCCATCGCCTGAAAGCACACGGGAATCTCCTCAGGTGAAACCAGGCCGGCGAACACCAGTCGATCGTGAATGCCCAGGGTCCGCGCGCGAGCCTCGAGCGAGTCGCGCAGCGAGCCGTCGCCGACCAGCAGAAATTTTGCCCGCGGCTGGCCGGCCGCGATGCGCACCGCGGCCTCGAGAAACTGATCGTGTCCCTTCAGCGGAAACAGGCGGGCGACCTTGCCGACCACCAGCGCTTCCGGCGCGATACCCAGCCGCCGCTTCGCATCGGCGGCCGACAGCCGATCGCCGATGGTGAGAAACGGCTCGAGCTCCATCCCGCTGTGAATCGTCACATGCTGTTCAGGCCGGCCGATTCGCTCGGCGATCGCGCCCTTGGCGGTCTGGTCGTTGACGCTGATTAGTACATCGGTAAAGGCGGCGCATCGCCGCTTCAACCGAATATATACTTGATTAGCAACTTCCGACTGATACTTGTGAAACACCAGGCTATGTAATGTATGAATTACTACTGGCACGTGCGCCATCCGCGCCGCGACGCGGCCGACGATGCCCGCTTTCGACGAATGAGTATGCACTACGTCGAACTGGCCGGCGCGGAAAATCCGGTACAGCTCGAGGTGCGCGCGCAGGTCAGTGACGGGCCGGATCGGCCGCACCAGCAGCGGCGTCAGCCGCAAGTTCACGCCCGCGGCGTGCGCCCGGTCATGCAGATTGCCTTCGCGGCCGTGGTCGATGCCGGCGATCAGAGTTACCTCGAACGCGGGATTCCGATGCTGCCCGATCGCGGTGTAGAGAGTGTTCTCCTGTGCGCCGCCGACGATCAGCCGGGTGATTACGTGACAGATGCGAATCGGCCTTGGCATTTTTAACTTTGCGGAGCACGCGCGCATGCGATCCAGTCGCGGCCGAGATCGATCAGGGAGAGCCGCTCGGTTGCAAGGCCGGCATCGGTGAACAGGCCGACGACTTCGCGGCGCGAGTAGAACCTGACGTACCCGTTCGCAATCGCGAACCTGAGCTTGCGGGTCGGCGCGCGATACTCCCACCTTTTGGGAAAGGAACAGAACAGGCGGCCGGAGCAATCGGCGATCATTTTTTTCAGATCGACGAGCGGATCTTTCAGGTAGTCGAAGTAGCCAGCCGCGATTACCGAGTCGAATTTCTGCGGAGCGGCGTAATCGACGAAGCTCGAGGCGACGAACTCGCAGTTGCCGGTCACGCGCGCGCGAACGGCCTCGGCGTGCGCCAGATCGAGCATCTCGGTCGAAACGTCCACGCCGACTACGCGCGCCGCGCCCGCCTGCGCGAGCGTGATCGTGTAGCGGCCGGAGCCGCATCCGACGTCAAGCGCGGTCCATCGATGACCGCACGGCGCGAGGTTGCAAATCAGCCGGTAGCGTTCGACCACCACCTGCCGGAACAGCCGATCGACGACCTGCTGCACAATCGGTTTGCGCTGCTCGTAGATCGCGTCGAATCTTTTCGCTTCGCGATCGAAGTAATCACGGACGACCTGGGTTGAACTCATGCTCGAGCACTTCTCCGAGCGGCGCGAAGCGAAAATCCCGCAGCAATCGTGCGAGCTTGTTGCTGGTCGCGCCGAGATTTACGTAGTGGGTGATCCACGGCTTCCAGTGAAACCTTATCCGCGGATGGTCCGGGTCGAGTTCCCACGGATGCAAATAGAAAACGATCGGTTGGCGATCGCGCTCGGCAGCGCGGAAATTGGAGCGCGTGACCGAGTAGGGATAGATGCGGAAGTAGGCGCCGCCCGACGCCGGGATATTGCGGCCCATCACGCGACGCACCGAAATCGGAAACTCGAAGAGCGGACCTTCGGCGGTTTCGAGGCGGCGCGGATGCGATCCGAAATCCGCAATTCCGTAGCGCCAGTTGCGCACCGGAAAGATGCTCGAATCGTAGCGATAACCGAGCTTCGCCAACACTTCGAGCGCCCACATCGATTCGCGCGTCACGGAAAAGTAGGCCGCCCGGTAGGCCACCACGCGCCGCCCGGTGGCGTCGGCGATCGCATCGGTCGCCCGCCGCGTTTCGTCGTGCAGGCGCTCGCGATTCATCGCGTACAGGAGATCGTGCGACCAGCCGTGGCATCCCATCTCATGGCCCGCGTCGGCGATTTTCCTGATCAGCGCCGGATACTCGCGCGCGATCGGCCCCAGCACGAAAAAAGTCGCGCGGACGCGGTGTTCGTTGAGCAGGTCGAGCAGCCGGTTGAGGCCGACCTCGAGCCGGCGCGCCGCGCCTCTCCTGGTCGTTTCGGCAATCGGTATTCCGTTGAACCAATCTTCGACGTCAACCGTGAACGCGTGAACGATTGGCGGCGGCAGCGCGCACTCCGATGCCTGGACAAGCGCCGCATCCGGCTCAACTGCCATTGATATGCGTCCCGTGCGAATTGTTGTCCTCGGTCATGCGGGTGGGAC
Coding sequences:
- a CDS encoding XrtA system polysaccharide deacetylase, which gives rise to MAVEPDAALVQASECALPPPIVHAFTVDVEDWFNGIPIAETTRRGAARRLEVGLNRLLDLLNEHRVRATFFVLGPIAREYPALIRKIADAGHEMGCHGWSHDLLYAMNRERLHDETRRATDAIADATGRRVVAYRAAYFSVTRESMWALEVLAKLGYRYDSSIFPVRNWRYGIADFGSHPRRLETAEGPLFEFPISVRRVMGRNIPASGGAYFRIYPYSVTRSNFRAAERDRQPIVFYLHPWELDPDHPRIRFHWKPWITHYVNLGATSNKLARLLRDFRFAPLGEVLEHEFNPGRP
- the asnB gene encoding asparagine synthase (glutamine-hydrolyzing), whose protein sequence is MCGICGIVSSDPRERIDPGVLITMRDMLRHRGPDDEGLYLGPGVGLGHRRLSIIDLRPEGRQPIVNEDQSVYIVFNGEIYNYAELRPWLEKRGHRFRSHTDTEVIVHLYEELGAKCVETLKGMFAFAIWDERARRLLLARDRLGKKPLYYRFDGRHLIFGSEAKALLAHPSVNAQPDAAGIDQYLTLGYLLGPQSAFSGINKLAPAHYLLFENARVQIHRYWTLDYEPKLAISEPDARGEIIRRLTDSVRIRLTSDVPLGAFLSGGVDSSAIVALMSRLSSRPVKTFSIGFKETDYDETRYARMVAAAFQTDHHEFIVESPDAADVISELAWFYDEPYADSSAIPVYYLSKLARRYVTVALNGDAGDENFAGYRRYAVAMLAYNLRNLPVPLRRALGAGVSAGYSVLGSTRRLKRRMKALIDALGRDWKSAYGGLMTVFDDDEKRLLYSGSFAEHARRSDAPNLASLYDGSRAIEPLDSILSVDVRSYLPDDLLVKVDRATMAVGLEARSPMLDHEFMEFVARLPTRLKMNWREPAGKTIFKSALRGILPDAILNRRKMGFGVPLDHWMRGNWHNLLREVLLSPAAVNRGYFNTSRVKTLIDEHTSGARDRQTQLWALLMLEMWHRTFIDQASAASLSRLHPMTHSISA
- a CDS encoding glycosyltransferase family 4 protein, producing the protein MPRPIRICHVITRLIVGGAQENTLYTAIGQHRNPAFEVTLIAGIDHGREGNLHDRAHAAGVNLRLTPLLVRPIRPVTDLRAHLELYRIFRAGQFDVVHTHSSKAGIVGRVAARMAHVPVVIHTLHSLVFHKYQSEVANQVYIRLKRRCAAFTDVLISVNDQTAKGAIAERIGRPEQHVTIHSGMELEPFLTIGDRLSAADAKRRLGIAPEALVVGKVARLFPLKGHDQFLEAAVRIAAGQPRAKFLLVGDGSLRDSLEARARTLGIHDRLVFAGLVSPEEIPVCFQAMDVVVHTSLREGIARVLPQAGTVGKPVVTFDLDGAPEVIKDGVSGYLVPPLDTAALAERVLELLADPDRRAAFGRAGRTFATEHFSADLMVRRINEVYFSQLSRRQQLDELAALPIQGIDRNSGALN
- a CDS encoding glycosyltransferase, coding for MKLRVLHLITNLTTGGAEMILLKLLQHQDREKFESEVVSLRELGTIGPRIKELGVPVTALGLSSNPTSIVALWQLLKICRAGKFDVIQTWMYHANLAGLVALAADRRARLCWSVHAAGLDFNPYPMSFKLIFRLLAALSSVPSATVVCSDASRLWHEHFGYSPSRWKYIPTGGDLEAFSPDCGARERIRRELEINQSDPVIGLVSRDNPMKDHPNFLRAFAQLKSRMPSLCGVLAGAGLTPDNERLTGLAGKLGILDSIQLLGERHDVADLMNSFDLFCLPSSDGESCPNVLIEAMSCGVPCVATDVGDSGFIIGNSGAIVPPRDSDALAQACAKLLSLDAEGRRALGCAARQRVIERFSLPAVVNAYEQLYLELANDRR
- a CDS encoding class I SAM-dependent methyltransferase — encoded protein: MSNSDARTIAGFGYEWSRFTQRELEAAERRELFERYFANFPWASLPENGGVGADIGCGSGRWAMLVAPRVARLHLIDASAEALEVARLNLAGIENADFHLASVDSLPFPDESLDFAFSLGVLHHLPDTAAAIRAIAAKLKRGAPFLIYLYYAFDNRPLWYRATWQLSNLLRLGIARLPGPLRYGLSQLFAGVVYFPLARLGRLLDRYHRLPANWPLSYYRDASFYVMRTDALDRFGTRLERRFTRAEIAAMLESAGFENVSFSDSPPYWCAVAIKRESPAQA
- a CDS encoding bifunctional 2-polyprenyl-6-hydroxyphenol methylase/3-demethylubiquinol 3-O-methyltransferase UbiG, which translates into the protein MSSTQVVRDYFDREAKRFDAIYEQRKPIVQQVVDRLFRQVVVERYRLICNLAPCGHRWTALDVGCGSGRYTITLAQAGAARVVGVDVSTEMLDLAHAEAVRARVTGNCEFVASSFVDYAAPQKFDSVIAAGYFDYLKDPLVDLKKMIADCSGRLFCSFPKRWEYRAPTRKLRFAIANGYVRFYSRREVVGLFTDAGLATERLSLIDLGRDWIACARAPQS